One part of the Lachnospiraceae bacterium JLR.KK002 genome encodes these proteins:
- the radC gene encoding DNA repair protein RadC, producing MNTHITMKEMPESERPLEKCFRYGAQALSDAELLAVILKSGTKNMTALQLAQLFLARKERNLLNLNSMQIEEMQEIPGIGQVKAAQLKCVAELAGRIARTSRLKSVRLSEPASIAAYYMESLRHETKEKLLLAMFDARSNLLGDEIISVGTVTCSLVSPREIFLKALEYRAVHIVLLHNHPSGDPEPGDADISVTRRVQESGSLLGIALADHIIIGDNRYISLRENGLLG from the coding sequence ATGAATACACATATTACCATGAAAGAAATGCCGGAATCCGAGCGGCCGCTGGAGAAATGTTTCCGTTATGGAGCGCAGGCGCTGTCTGATGCAGAATTACTGGCAGTGATTTTGAAAAGCGGTACGAAAAATATGACCGCATTGCAGCTTGCCCAGTTGTTTCTGGCCCGTAAAGAAAGAAATCTCCTGAATCTGAACAGTATGCAGATAGAGGAAATGCAGGAAATTCCGGGAATCGGACAGGTGAAGGCGGCTCAGTTAAAATGTGTGGCCGAGCTTGCCGGGCGCATTGCCAGAACCAGCAGGCTGAAAAGTGTGAGGCTGAGCGAACCGGCCAGCATTGCGGCCTATTATATGGAGTCCCTCCGGCATGAAACAAAGGAAAAACTGTTATTGGCCATGTTTGACGCCAGAAGCAATCTTCTGGGGGATGAGATTATTTCGGTAGGTACCGTGACCTGTTCACTGGTATCTCCGAGGGAGATCTTTCTGAAAGCGCTGGAATACCGGGCGGTGCACATTGTTCTGCTCCACAACCATCCCAGCGGGGACCCGGAACCGGGCGATGCGGACATCAGTGTAACCCGGCGGGTACAGGAGAGCGGAAGCCTTCTGGGGATTGCCCTTGCGGATCATATCATCATTGGTGATAACAGATATATAAGCCTGAGAGAAAATGGCCTGTTAGGCTGA